In Paludibacter propionicigenes WB4, the genomic window TGCAGCTCCCAGCAAACAAGTAGTGTGAGCATCGTGTCCGCAGGCATGCATAACATTTTCTACTGTTGATTTCCAGGGAATATCCACTGCTTCGCAAACAGGCAATGCATCCATGTCGGCTCGCAAGGCAATTACTTTTTTATGTGGATTTGCTCCTTCTATTTTTCCCAGAATGCCATTTCCACCTATACCTGCGCGAAACGGAATACCCATATCGGTTAATTCAGCCTGAATGAATTTGGATGTTTCAAATTCCTGAAACGAAAGCTCTGGGTGTGCATGCAGGTGGCGATAGCAATTTATAGCATAGTTATTGTAGTCTGCTGTGAGTTGCTCTATGGTTGATTTCATACGCTTTTTAGTTTGTCCGACAAAGGTAGCCATTTTTTGTGAGCTGTCCGGATTAATTTTCAGAGAGAAGATCATGAATAAATCACTCTGTCTTATCTGAGAAACGGTATTAATTTGTTGATTGTATTGGTTCAATACAATTCTTAACTAAAATTAAACAGATATATTAATTTTTTCGGAAGAATGAGCTACATTTTTTATATTTTTGCATGTCTCAACGAAAAATGGATTTATTTTTTAAAATATTAATAATTTAGAATTATGAAGAAGTATAGTCTTTTCTTGGTGTGTTTAGTATTCTCAGTTGTAGCAATGGCTCAAAAACCGGTTGCAACTTTCAGCGAAAAAGTTTTTGATTTCGGTAAAATAAACGAAAAAGATGGTAGTGTTACACACGTGTTCGAGTTTACAAATAAGGGTAATTCTCCTTTGGTAGTTAGTCGTGTGCAGACTTCATGTGGTTGTACCACTCCATCGTGGACTAAAGAACCTGTAGAACCGGGCAAAAAAGGCAGTATAACTGTAACATTTGATGTTAGAAACAAAACTATTTTTGAAAAACAAATAATGGTGTATACAAACGATACAGCGGAGCCTATTATGTTGGTTATAAAAGGTGAGGTTATTCCTGTTTCGAAACAAGCTGAAGCCGCATCAAAGAAATAGTTCTTGCTATTTTGACAGTAGAATCCTTGCTTTTAGAAAGTTATGAGAAAATATAGTTTGTTGTTGATTGGTCTTCTTTTTTCCGTATTGGTAATGTCTCAGAAAGCAAGTATTGCTTTTGACGTGAAGTCGCATGATTTTGGGAAAATTAAGGAGGAAGATGGTAAAGTAACTTATATTTTTAGTTTCGTAAATAACGGAAAAGGACCTTTGGTTGTTAGCAGGGTTCAGTCTTCTTGCGGCTGTACAACACCTGTTTGGACTAAAACACCTGTTGAACCGGGCAAAAAGGGTACAATTACGGTAACCTATAATCCGCTCGGACGTCCCGGTAAGTTCTTTAAACCTGTATCAGTGTATAGTAATGCAACTGATGAACTGGTAAATTTGTCAATACAGGGTGAGGTCATTCCGAGGCAATCAGGTGAAGATTCAACATATCCGGTAAACATCGGAGGTTTAGGATTGAAAGCCAAGGTGGTGTCGATCGGAAATGTGGAAAGGGGCAGGATGCAAACGCGCGTGTTGGGAATTCAAAATACGAGTAAAGCATCTCTGAGACCAACAATTGAAAATCTTCCGGGATATCTGTCGGCTACTGTTTTGCCCGAGGTGTTGAATCCGGGTGAAGAAGGCAAAATTACGTTTACGCTCAACTCAAAAAACTGTAACCAATGGGGTCCTTTGTCTGACGATGTTTACCTAAGCCTGAACGGTGTCCGTAGATTTACTGATGATACAAGAATACTCGTAGTTGCTAATATCCTAGAAGATTTCAGTAAACTGACTTTGGAGCAACGACGGAAATCTCCCGTAATTGAGTTGCCTGAAAGAGAAATTGACCTAGGAACTTTGAGGGAAGGCTCTAAAAGGACCGGAAAACTCAAACTACTAAACAAAGGCTTAAGTACACTTGAAATCAGAAGAATTATAAACAATAATAAAGAGCTGTCGATCAAAACTTCAAAGAATAGTGTGGCTGTCAATAAAAAGACAGATATAGTAATAGGTCTCAACACCCGAAATCTGAGTGAAGCGGAGTATAAGAAATCTTTCACCATACAAACTAACGATCCTGAAAATGCATTTCTGATTGTAGTGGTAAGTTGGAAAGTTCAGAAGTAAGAAAAAAGAGAATAAAATTAAATACAATTTTAAATTTAAAAAGCCAGGATTTGTTTGCAACTTCTTGGCTTTTTAAGTCTGTGATAATATGCATTATAAAAATAATGATCATCCTGAGAATGATCCTTTGTACAAAGGATTAAGCGTGAATGAAGGTGTGCAGTCTGCACCTATGGTCAACCCCTATAAGCAACCATCAAGAAAACGACGCCAGTTTACTGCTGCAGAGTTTGTGGCTGGTATTCTGGAGGGTAATATCAGTATGTTGAGTCAGGCGGTAACGTTGGTAGAAAGTTCGTTACCGGAGCATCAGCTTATAGCGCAGGAAGTGATAGAAAAATGTCTTCCTTATGCAGGCAATGCTGTTCGTCTTGGTATTACCGGCGTTCCGGGAGCAGGTAAGAGTACTTTTATCGAAGCACTGGGAATGCATTTAGTGAGAAATAAGCATAAACTGGCCGTGTTGGCTATCGATCCCAGTAGTGAACGTTCCAAAGGGAGTATATTGGGCGATAAAACCCGTATGGAAGAGCTTTCAGTAGCTAAGAATGCATTTATACGTCCTTCTCCTTCGGCAGGTTCATTGGGCGGCGTAGCCCGTAAAACGCGAGAAAGTATTATTCTGTGTGAAGCAGCCGGTTTTGATACCATTTTTGTAGAAACGGTGGGAGTAGGGCAATCGGAAACATCGGTACATTCAATGGTCGATTTCTTTTTGCTGATCCAGTTGGCGGGTACCGGTGACGAATTGCAGGGAATTAAACGTGGAATAATGGAAATGGCCGATGGTATTGCCATTAATAAGTGCGATGGAACTAATGTGGACAAAGCACGTGTGGCTAAGTCGCAATATCAGAATGCTTTGCACCTGTTTCCACCTCACGATTCAGGTTGGTCGCCGGAGGCTATTACCTGTTCTTCAGTCGAATTGAATGGAATTCCAGAAGTTTGGGATATGGTTGAGCGTTATGTGAAGTTCGTAAAATCAAATGACTACTTTGAATTTAAACGTAACTCTCAGTCGAAATACTGGATGTATGAAACTATAAATGAACAGCTAAAAGCAAATTTCTATCAGAATGTGGAAATTCAGCAAGCGCTTTCTGACAGTGAACGACGGGTGCTTTCGAATGAGGTAAGTTCGTTTATTGCTGCTAAGAATCTACTGGATAAGTATTTTGGAGGGATGAATGATTGACCCTCTTCTTTGAAATATATTAGACATTTTACTTCTATTTTATTTGTTGACAGACCTGTCATAACACCTAATTCATTTAGATATTATACATCTCACAAATGGAACTCAATATAATTTATAACCAGTCATGCCTTGATGGATTAAAGCAGCTGCCGGATGAATGTGTGGATTTGATCTTTACTGATCCACCTTATTATCAGCACCGGGCTCAAAATGTACAGGGTTTGAAAAATCATAAAGATGTTGTTACCGAGTTCGATTTTGATGGGTTTAAATCAGAAGATGAGTATTTACAGTTTTTGGAGGATGTTCTGATGGAGTGTTTTCGGGTGTGTAAACCGGGTGCTTCCGGTTATTTGTGGTGTGGCGATGATTTTGTTTCATTTATCAACCGTATGGTAGAGCGCACGGGTTTTCAGTTTCGTAAAGTTATCCATTGGCATAAAACCAATCCGTTTCCAGCCATGTATACCCGAAAAATGTATGCTAACAGCATGGAGTTGTTGGTTCATTTTTCAAAGGGTTCGCCTAAAACATGGAACCATAAGCCTGTAAATGATATGCATAATTTTATACAGGCTCCTATTTGTATGGGAAAGGAACGCACCAAACACAAAACTCAAAAACCGCTGAAGGTTTGTATGCCATTTATTGAAATAAGCAGTAACGAAGGTGATTTGGTGCTTGATCCGTTTATGGGATCCGGTAGTACAGCTGTCGCAGCTAAAAAATTGAAGCGAAATTTTATCGGGTATGAGCTATCGACGGAGTATTGCAATATAGCCAACAGCAGGTTGGAGAAATAATTCTGTATAAGTTTTTATACAAAAAGAACCGTACTGTTTTCAGTGCGGTTCTTTTTTGATATAGTAGAAATGTTTCTTAATATCCCCATTTTAAATACACAGCTCCCCAGGTAAATCCTGCTCCAAAGGCAGTAAGGATAATGTTATCTCCTTTTTTGAATTTACTTTGTGCTTCCCATATTCCCAGAGGAATAGTTGCAGCTGAAGTGTTGCCAAAGTGATCAATATTAATAATTACTTTGTCGTATTCCACGCCGGTTCGTTGTACAACTGCGTCTATTATTCGCAAGTTGGCCTGATGTGGTACTAACCACGCAATATCATCCTTGCTCAGGTTATTCTTTTCCATGATTTCGGCCGAAACTTCAGACATGTTGGTTACAGCATGTTTAAACACGTATGCACCCTCCTGATAGGTATAGTGCATTTTTTTCTCAATAGTTTCAGAGGTTGTAGGAATAGCTGAACCTCCTGCTTTGATGTGAAGGTGTTTCACTCCAATTCCATCGGTACGCAAAATTGAGTCAATTACGCCAAATTCTTCATTGGTAGGCTCTAGTAATACTACTCCGGCACCATCACCAAATAGCGGTGCAGTAGTACGATCACTATAGTCTGTAATCGAAGACATTTTGTCGGCACCAATAATCAGTACTTTTTTATAATGACCGGATTCTATAAAGCTCGCACCGGTGGTAAGCGAAACAATGAATCCAGAGCATGCTGCCTGTAAGTCAAATGCAAGTGCATTTTTGATTCCCATTCTCTCGGCAATCATCGAAGCACATGAAGGATATATATGATCGGCAGTTGTAGTACCGCAAATTATCAAGTCAATTTCTTCCGGTTTTGTACCGGTTTTAGCAAACAAGTCTTCAATAGCTTTAGCGGCTAAATATGATGTACCTACATTTTCGTCTTTCAAAATGCGGCGTTCCTTTATTCCGACTCTGGAAGTAATCCATTCGTCGTTGGTGTCCATCATGGTGCTAAGCTCCTCGTTATTCAGTATATAGTTTGGAACGTATCCGCCAACTCCTGTAATAACTGCTCTGATACTAGACATATTAAAATTATTAAGTATATAAAAATCAAGCCCTAAAGGTTGAATTTAGAGCTTAATTGATTATTTGAAAATATTAATTACAATATTATCTGTATTAAACTGTTGCCAATTTTTCAATTGCCAATTTACCTCTGTAGTAGCCACATTCGCCGCAAACAGTGTGATAAATATGTGCAGCGCCGCAATTTGAGCAATTAGCCAATGTTTGAGGTATAGCTTTATAATGCGTTCTTCTTTTTCTTGCTCTTTGTTTCGAGATCTTTCTCTTAGGATGTGCCATCTTAGTTGTTTATTTAATTGTTTTCTGTTATATTTTGCAAACCATCCCATCGCGGGTCAGTTTGAACTTCTTCTGCTGTAAAGTCATCATCGTCATCGAAATCAAGCGGCGAATTGTCATCGTCCAAATCATCTTTCTGACGGGTAATGTGTTTTTTTAGTTTGACAACCATTGTTTTGTTGCATTCTCCGGGAGCATGTACATGCTTTATCGGGATGTTTAATACAATGAACTCGTATAAAAACCAGGCAACATTTATAGCTCCTTCTGATTCAGGAATTATAACAACTTCGTCTTCTTCGGCAAATTTATCACCGAACTTAACTTGTAGTTTTTCTTTGTAGTGAATTTGTTGTTCCATATCATCCAAACAACGGTCGCATGGAATTATAATAGAACCATCGAGCTGAAATTGTAGCTCATAAGTATTCATCTTTTTATGAACGCTTACTTTAGCTTTTACATTTCCTTTTTGTACTTCAGGGCTATCAATCTTTTTGAAATAGGCGTCATCAAGATCATATTCGATGACACGAGTTTCATTATCAATATCCTTTAATACTACATTATATAACTCGAATTTTGACATTATTCACTTTATATTTAAAACCGCGCAAAGGTACAAAAATATGTTCTATTACAAAATACTTTCTTTTTTATTTTATCAAATTTATTGCTAAAAATAAATTTATTGCCGAATTTAATGGTGTTTAAAATAGTTGTCGGAGTATTTTTGGCTAACTTATTATCAACTTTTTACTTGTGTTTAGTTTTTAAGACTATTCTGAACACGGTTCCGATATTTAATTCCGATTGTTTTACAAAGATTTTTCCACCATGATATTCTTCAATGATACGCTTGGCTAACGAAAGCCCAAGTCCCCAGCCTCTTTTCTTAGTGGTGAATCCCGGATTGAATACGACTTTAAATTTTCTGCGGTCAATTCCCTTTCCGGTATCTTTTATGTCGATATATACATACTTATTTTTTTGACTCAGAGTGATGTCGATGCTGCCAATGCCATTCATGGCATCAATTGCATTTTTGCACAAGTTTTCTATAACCCATTCAAAAAGGTGTGTGTTCAACCTGATAAATACAGGCTCTTCGGTTGGAAAATGACATTGTATGTTCACCTTTTGCGATGATCGTTTTGTCATGTATTGCACCGCGTTGAGCAGCGTATCATTCAAACTCACCACCTGCAAATCGGGTTTTGAACCTATCTTGGAGAATCGTTCGGCTATTATACCCAGTCTGTTGACATCTTTTTCCATTTCGCCAATGAGATTGTCTTCGCTGTGTCGCATTTTGAGTAAATCGACCCAAGCAAGCAGAGACGAAATGGGAGTACCAAGCTGGTGTGCGGTTTCTTTTGAAAGTCCCACCCAGACTTTATTTTGCTCTGCTCTTTTGGAACTGGAGAAGGCAAAAAATGCAATCAGTATAAATGCTATGATAATGCTGAGCTGTACAAAAGGGAAATAGTATAATTGTTTGATAAACAGTGAATCATCGTAGTATAGATATTGTTTTGATTTGCCGAACTTTAATTCGATAGGCGTATTTTTTGTTTTTAATCTTTCTATTTCATTTTTGTAAAATTCAGGGATGTTTTCTTGGGGTTCATTTATATTACGGGTAGATATAACCTGATTGTTGGCATCGGTATAAATAATAGGAATGGTGGTGTTTCCTTCAATGATTTTGATGATTAAGTCCAGGTTTGTGTGTTCGTCGGCCAGATTGGACTGGCGCACTGCTTCAGCCCAGATTTCAACCTTTTTTCTCTCTTCCAATGCCAAAGAATGAGCCAATCTGTTTGTGAAAAGTGTGGAAACAGCTACAATACCTATGGCCAATACAATGAATATAAGTTTAAGGCGTTGAGATATTTCGTTTATTTTGTTGATATTGAGCATGAAATAAAACAGATTGTAATAAAATAGCTTCTTTCTGTTGAAACGCCAAATATACTAAAAAAGTATGAATCAAAACTTTGATTTTACATATGCATAAATTATCGTATCTTTGCCGAAAATATATTGTAATGCCACAGGTTCAGAATAATTTAAACGATGAATCTGATGCTGAAATTAAACTATCCACATGCATAAATCCGGTTTTGTAAATATTGTAGGTAATCCCAATGTCGGTAAGTCGACCTTAATGAACGCTTTAGTAGGTGAAAGAATATCAATTATCACTTCAAAGGCTCAGACAACTCGTCATCGTATTTTGGGGATTGTAAATGGTGATGATTTCCAGATTGTATATTCGGATACTCCCGGTGTGTTGAAACCGAATTACCGGTTGCAGGAATCTATGCTTAAATTCTCTCGCTCGGCATTATCCGATGCAGATGTGTTACTCTATGTGACTGATGTTTTCGATTCGTACGAGAAGAATGAAGATTTTGTTGAAAAAGTAAAATTAAACCCTGCTCCATTGCTTCTTATTATCAATAAAATAG contains:
- the meaB gene encoding methylmalonyl Co-A mutase-associated GTPase MeaB, whose amino-acid sequence is MHYKNNDHPENDPLYKGLSVNEGVQSAPMVNPYKQPSRKRRQFTAAEFVAGILEGNISMLSQAVTLVESSLPEHQLIAQEVIEKCLPYAGNAVRLGITGVPGAGKSTFIEALGMHLVRNKHKLAVLAIDPSSERSKGSILGDKTRMEELSVAKNAFIRPSPSAGSLGGVARKTRESIILCEAAGFDTIFVETVGVGQSETSVHSMVDFFLLIQLAGTGDELQGIKRGIMEMADGIAINKCDGTNVDKARVAKSQYQNALHLFPPHDSGWSPEAITCSSVELNGIPEVWDMVERYVKFVKSNDYFEFKRNSQSKYWMYETINEQLKANFYQNVEIQQALSDSERRVLSNEVSSFIAAKNLLDKYFGGMND
- a CDS encoding DUF1573 domain-containing protein, which encodes MRKYSLLLIGLLFSVLVMSQKASIAFDVKSHDFGKIKEEDGKVTYIFSFVNNGKGPLVVSRVQSSCGCTTPVWTKTPVEPGKKGTITVTYNPLGRPGKFFKPVSVYSNATDELVNLSIQGEVIPRQSGEDSTYPVNIGGLGLKAKVVSIGNVERGRMQTRVLGIQNTSKASLRPTIENLPGYLSATVLPEVLNPGEEGKITFTLNSKNCNQWGPLSDDVYLSLNGVRRFTDDTRILVVANILEDFSKLTLEQRRKSPVIELPEREIDLGTLREGSKRTGKLKLLNKGLSTLEIRRIINNNKELSIKTSKNSVAVNKKTDIVIGLNTRNLSEAEYKKSFTIQTNDPENAFLIVVVSWKVQK
- a CDS encoding sensor histidine kinase encodes the protein MLNINKINEISQRLKLIFIVLAIGIVAVSTLFTNRLAHSLALEERKKVEIWAEAVRQSNLADEHTNLDLIIKIIEGNTTIPIIYTDANNQVISTRNINEPQENIPEFYKNEIERLKTKNTPIELKFGKSKQYLYYDDSLFIKQLYYFPFVQLSIIIAFILIAFFAFSSSKRAEQNKVWVGLSKETAHQLGTPISSLLAWVDLLKMRHSEDNLIGEMEKDVNRLGIIAERFSKIGSKPDLQVVSLNDTLLNAVQYMTKRSSQKVNIQCHFPTEEPVFIRLNTHLFEWVIENLCKNAIDAMNGIGSIDITLSQKNKYVYIDIKDTGKGIDRRKFKVVFNPGFTTKKRGWGLGLSLAKRIIEEYHGGKIFVKQSELNIGTVFRIVLKTKHK
- a CDS encoding DUF1573 domain-containing protein, with product MKKYSLFLVCLVFSVVAMAQKPVATFSEKVFDFGKINEKDGSVTHVFEFTNKGNSPLVVSRVQTSCGCTTPSWTKEPVEPGKKGSITVTFDVRNKTIFEKQIMVYTNDTAEPIMLVIKGEVIPVSKQAEAASKK
- the rpmF gene encoding 50S ribosomal protein L32, with translation MAHPKRKISKQRARKRRTHYKAIPQTLANCSNCGAAHIYHTVCGECGYYRGKLAIEKLATV
- a CDS encoding DNA-methyltransferase, which codes for MELNIIYNQSCLDGLKQLPDECVDLIFTDPPYYQHRAQNVQGLKNHKDVVTEFDFDGFKSEDEYLQFLEDVLMECFRVCKPGASGYLWCGDDFVSFINRMVERTGFQFRKVIHWHKTNPFPAMYTRKMYANSMELLVHFSKGSPKTWNHKPVNDMHNFIQAPICMGKERTKHKTQKPLKVCMPFIEISSNEGDLVLDPFMGSGSTAVAAKKLKRNFIGYELSTEYCNIANSRLEK
- a CDS encoding YceD family protein; protein product: MSKFELYNVVLKDIDNETRVIEYDLDDAYFKKIDSPEVQKGNVKAKVSVHKKMNTYELQFQLDGSIIIPCDRCLDDMEQQIHYKEKLQVKFGDKFAEEDEVVIIPESEGAINVAWFLYEFIVLNIPIKHVHAPGECNKTMVVKLKKHITRQKDDLDDDNSPLDFDDDDDFTAEEVQTDPRWDGLQNITENN
- a CDS encoding beta-ketoacyl-ACP synthase III encodes the protein MSSIRAVITGVGGYVPNYILNNEELSTMMDTNDEWITSRVGIKERRILKDENVGTSYLAAKAIEDLFAKTGTKPEEIDLIICGTTTADHIYPSCASMIAERMGIKNALAFDLQAACSGFIVSLTTGASFIESGHYKKVLIIGADKMSSITDYSDRTTAPLFGDGAGVVLLEPTNEEFGVIDSILRTDGIGVKHLHIKAGGSAIPTTSETIEKKMHYTYQEGAYVFKHAVTNMSEVSAEIMEKNNLSKDDIAWLVPHQANLRIIDAVVQRTGVEYDKVIINIDHFGNTSAATIPLGIWEAQSKFKKGDNIILTAFGAGFTWGAVYLKWGY